A DNA window from Thermoleophilia bacterium contains the following coding sequences:
- a CDS encoding 2-isopropylmalate synthase — MFFDTTLRDGEQSPRIHLNLREKVEIAQQLARLGVDVIEAGFPISSPGDLEGVQAVAREVQGPIIAALARANEKDIAVAWEGVRDAGKPRIHTFIATSDIHMTHKLRMDRSMVLATAIDAVAQAAGLCGDVEFSCEDATRSDPAFVAEVVGAAIAEGATTINIPDTVGYTMPSEFQRFLIDLYERCPSLEGVTVSVHCHNDLGLAVANSLAGLEVGARQVEVCVNGIGERAGNASLEEMAMILRTRADDVGGLWSGIETTEITRASRLVSRLTGYEIQPNKAIVGRNAFAHEAGIHQHGVLANPLTYEIMDAQSVGLTQSELVLGKHSGRHALRQALSDLGYVCDKETLDEVFGRFKAVADRKGEITALDLEALMGDEMRTDGDHSFDLREIAFSGASGQRAQARVVVRGADGEEVTGEADGDGPVAALMGAINQALRCGGTLLEYYVSAVTGGPDALGEARVVCEIDGRIFTGQGVSPDVLEASAIAYLRAVTASRNAEVERMADRGI, encoded by the coding sequence ATGTTTTTCGATACCACCCTTCGCGATGGGGAGCAGTCACCGCGCATCCATCTGAACCTGCGGGAGAAGGTCGAGATCGCGCAGCAACTCGCGCGCCTCGGGGTGGATGTGATCGAAGCCGGATTTCCGATCTCCTCACCGGGCGACCTCGAGGGTGTTCAGGCGGTTGCCCGCGAAGTGCAGGGCCCGATCATCGCCGCCCTCGCTCGAGCGAACGAGAAGGACATCGCGGTTGCGTGGGAGGGCGTGCGCGATGCGGGCAAGCCACGCATCCATACGTTCATCGCCACGTCCGACATCCACATGACGCACAAATTGCGTATGGATCGCTCCATGGTGCTTGCCACGGCAATCGATGCCGTGGCGCAGGCCGCAGGCCTCTGTGGTGACGTGGAGTTCTCGTGTGAGGATGCCACTCGCTCGGACCCGGCGTTCGTCGCGGAGGTCGTTGGCGCGGCCATCGCCGAGGGTGCGACCACGATCAACATTCCGGACACGGTGGGATACACGATGCCCTCCGAGTTCCAGCGGTTCCTCATCGATCTCTACGAGCGGTGTCCGTCCTTGGAGGGCGTCACGGTTTCGGTGCACTGCCACAACGATCTTGGGCTGGCCGTGGCCAACTCACTGGCGGGCCTTGAGGTGGGTGCTCGGCAGGTGGAGGTCTGCGTGAACGGAATCGGGGAGCGCGCGGGAAACGCGAGCCTCGAGGAGATGGCCATGATCCTGCGCACCCGGGCGGACGACGTGGGGGGTCTCTGGTCGGGTATCGAGACCACCGAGATCACCCGGGCGAGTCGTTTGGTCAGCCGTCTCACCGGGTATGAGATCCAGCCGAACAAGGCGATCGTGGGGCGCAACGCCTTCGCGCACGAGGCCGGAATCCACCAGCACGGCGTCCTGGCCAACCCGCTCACCTACGAGATCATGGACGCCCAGAGCGTGGGGCTCACGCAGAGCGAACTCGTGCTCGGCAAACACTCCGGCCGTCACGCCCTGCGCCAGGCCCTGTCGGATCTCGGCTACGTGTGCGACAAGGAGACCCTCGATGAGGTGTTCGGCCGCTTCAAGGCCGTGGCCGATCGGAAGGGCGAGATCACCGCGTTGGACCTCGAAGCCCTGATGGGTGACGAGATGCGCACGGACGGTGACCATTCGTTCGACCTGCGCGAAATCGCGTTCTCCGGCGCATCGGGCCAGCGGGCGCAGGCGCGCGTGGTGGTGCGCGGGGCGGATGGTGAGGAGGTCACCGGCGAAGCCGACGGTGACGGGCCGGTGGCCGCGCTGATGGGCGCGATCAACCAGGCACTACGCTGCGGTGGCACCCTCCTCGAGTATTACGTGTCTGCTGTCACGGGTGGCCCGGATGCGCTCGGTGAGGCCCGCGTGGTGTGCGAGATCGACGGTCGGATATTCACGGGGCAGGGCGTGTCGCCGGACGTGCTCGAAGCCAGCGCGATCGCCTACCTTCGTGCGGTGACCGCCAGCAGGAACGCAGAGGTCGAACGGATGGCCGACCGCGGCATCTAG
- a CDS encoding phosphoglycerate dehydrogenase — protein MSDRPRILVTEKIAAGGIEVLRTVGDVDVELGWSAEELADRIAPYDALVVRSATTVSADLIARAQALRVVGRAGTGVDNVDVAAATERGIVVVNAAGSNAVSAAEHAIALLLAQARNIPQAHMALVAGRWERSRFGGIEVTGKTLGIIGFGNVGQLVAERAMGLCMRVVAFDPFVTETRYREMGVEQMVTLADVYATSDFITLHLASTPETKGFMDAAAFAAMKDGVRIINDARGDLIVEADLVAAIASGKVAGAAIDVFPEEPVTDSPYFGVDGIIVTPHLGASTAEAQDRAGVACAEQVAAALTGGVVTSAVNIPVVSPETMAHVGPFLPLAGHLGRLAVGIVGGINAPIEVRCEGELAEYDTRLITTAVLVGALSGTTADVVNMVNAADRAQQRGIEWSDSHASVCEDYQSRVMVTLGDVSVAGTTVGRTSRPRLVQALGQGIELELARHVGILTYRDEPGKIGLVGTTMAAEGINIASMAVGRSSAGTATMGVTVDSPVPPAAQAAIANGCDARVWFVTLDM, from the coding sequence ATGTCCGACCGTCCACGTATCCTGGTTACCGAGAAGATCGCGGCAGGGGGTATCGAGGTACTCCGCACGGTCGGTGACGTGGATGTCGAGCTCGGGTGGTCGGCGGAGGAACTCGCCGACCGCATCGCGCCATACGACGCCCTCGTGGTGAGGAGTGCCACCACGGTGTCGGCCGACCTCATCGCGCGCGCGCAGGCGCTCCGCGTGGTGGGTCGTGCCGGTACCGGTGTGGACAACGTGGATGTGGCCGCCGCGACGGAGCGCGGCATCGTGGTGGTAAACGCGGCGGGATCGAATGCCGTCTCTGCGGCGGAACACGCCATCGCGCTCCTCCTCGCCCAGGCCCGCAACATCCCTCAGGCTCACATGGCCCTCGTGGCCGGCCGCTGGGAGCGGTCGCGGTTCGGCGGCATCGAGGTGACGGGTAAGACGCTCGGCATCATCGGCTTCGGCAACGTCGGTCAGTTGGTGGCGGAGCGGGCGATGGGGCTGTGTATGCGTGTGGTCGCCTTCGACCCGTTCGTGACGGAGACGCGCTATCGGGAGATGGGCGTCGAACAGATGGTGACCCTCGCGGACGTCTATGCGACCAGCGACTTCATCACCCTTCACCTCGCGTCCACGCCCGAGACTAAGGGGTTCATGGACGCCGCCGCATTCGCGGCCATGAAGGATGGCGTGCGTATCATCAACGACGCTCGCGGAGACCTGATCGTCGAGGCTGATCTGGTGGCCGCCATCGCATCCGGCAAGGTCGCAGGCGCCGCAATTGACGTGTTCCCCGAGGAGCCGGTCACCGACAGTCCGTACTTCGGGGTGGACGGCATCATCGTCACCCCCCATCTGGGTGCGTCCACGGCAGAGGCGCAGGATCGCGCCGGCGTCGCATGTGCCGAGCAGGTGGCGGCGGCCCTCACGGGTGGCGTGGTCACCAGTGCGGTCAACATTCCCGTGGTGTCGCCCGAGACCATGGCCCACGTGGGACCCTTTCTGCCTCTCGCCGGGCACCTCGGCCGGCTGGCCGTGGGAATCGTCGGTGGGATCAACGCACCCATCGAGGTGCGGTGCGAGGGCGAACTGGCCGAATATGACACACGCCTCATCACTACTGCGGTGTTGGTGGGGGCGCTCTCGGGTACCACCGCCGATGTGGTGAACATGGTCAACGCCGCCGACCGCGCCCAGCAGCGCGGCATCGAGTGGAGCGATTCACACGCCTCCGTCTGTGAGGATTACCAGAGCCGTGTCATGGTGACGCTGGGGGATGTCTCGGTTGCGGGAACAACGGTCGGTCGTACATCACGACCGCGCCTCGTGCAGGCACTGGGGCAGGGAATCGAACTCGAACTGGCCCGCCACGTGGGAATCCTCACCTACCGGGATGAGCCGGGGAAGATCGGTCTCGTCGGCACGACCATGGCGGCGGAGGGCATCAACATCGCCTCGATGGCCGTCGGGCGCAGCAGCGCGGGCACGGCGACGATGGGGGTCACCGTGGACTCGCCTGTGCCCCCGGCGGCACAGGCGGCAATCGCCAACGGGTGCGACGCCCGGGTGTGGTTCGTCACGCTCGATATGTGA
- the ilvC gene encoding ketol-acid reductoisomerase: protein MLYDDDADLGLLNGKTVAVIGYGSQGHAHALNLKESGADVVVGLRPDSSSVATATAAGLRVLAPLDATRAADMVMLLVPDEIMGEVYTNEIRDGLVPGNMLLFAHGFAIHFGQIVPPAGVDVAMVAPKGPGHLVRRQYTEGKGVPGLMAVAVDATGTAEGLARAYAKGIGCTRAGVIPTTFRDETESDLFGEQVVLCGGLTELVRAGFDTLTDAGYPAELAYFECMHELKLIVDLMYEKGIAGMRYSISNTAEYGDLSRGTRIITEDTRAEMRQILKEIQDGHFAKEWLLENRVGRPTFNAIKARQGDHPIEHVGKKLRGMMDWIDTEF from the coding sequence ATGCTGTACGACGACGACGCCGATCTCGGCCTGCTTAACGGAAAGACCGTCGCGGTCATCGGTTACGGGAGTCAGGGCCACGCCCATGCCCTCAACCTCAAGGAATCGGGCGCCGATGTGGTTGTGGGCCTTCGGCCCGACTCGTCGTCGGTTGCCACCGCCACGGCCGCCGGGCTTCGGGTGCTCGCGCCCCTCGACGCCACGAGGGCCGCCGACATGGTCATGCTCCTCGTCCCCGACGAGATCATGGGCGAGGTGTATACGAACGAGATTCGGGACGGCCTCGTCCCCGGGAACATGCTGCTGTTCGCGCACGGTTTTGCCATCCACTTCGGTCAGATCGTCCCGCCCGCGGGCGTGGATGTGGCCATGGTCGCACCCAAGGGCCCCGGCCACCTCGTGCGTCGCCAGTACACCGAAGGGAAGGGAGTTCCGGGGCTTATGGCGGTCGCAGTGGACGCCACCGGAACGGCGGAGGGCCTTGCGCGGGCCTATGCCAAGGGAATCGGCTGCACTCGCGCGGGCGTCATTCCCACCACGTTCCGTGATGAAACCGAGTCGGATCTTTTCGGCGAGCAGGTCGTCCTGTGCGGTGGCCTCACCGAACTGGTGCGGGCGGGGTTCGACACGCTGACCGACGCCGGTTACCCGGCCGAACTCGCGTACTTCGAGTGCATGCACGAGCTCAAGCTCATTGTGGACTTGATGTATGAGAAGGGGATCGCCGGGATGCGGTACTCCATCTCGAATACCGCCGAGTACGGGGACTTAAGCCGGGGTACGCGGATCATCACCGAGGACACCCGCGCCGAGATGCGCCAAATCCTGAAAGAAATCCAGGACGGTCACTTCGCGAAGGAGTGGTTGCTCGAGAACCGAGTCGGGCGCCCCACCTTCAACGCGATCAAGGCGCGCCAAGGCGATCACCCCATCGAGCACGTCGGAAAGAAACTTCGGGGCATGATGGACTGGATCGACACCGAGTTCTGA
- the ilvN gene encoding acetolactate synthase small subunit, whose translation MTQHTLSVLVENKPGVLSRVAGLFTRRGYNIDSLAVSPTEHPDRSRMTITVDASRFPVEQITKQLDKLVNVIKIRDLDPENMVARELGLFKVSTTDHNRADILALIEIFRGEIVDVTHDALTIEATGTTADLENLEELLKTNGLVEMVRTGVVALGRGAHTT comes from the coding sequence GTGACCCAGCACACACTCTCCGTGCTCGTGGAGAACAAGCCGGGCGTGCTTTCGCGCGTCGCCGGACTGTTCACGAGACGCGGTTACAACATCGACTCACTCGCCGTGAGTCCCACCGAGCACCCTGACCGCTCGCGTATGACCATCACGGTGGATGCGTCGCGGTTCCCGGTCGAGCAGATCACCAAGCAGCTCGACAAGCTGGTCAACGTGATCAAGATTCGCGATCTCGACCCTGAGAACATGGTCGCCCGCGAATTGGGCTTATTCAAGGTGTCCACCACCGATCACAACCGGGCCGACATTCTGGCCCTCATCGAGATCTTCCGGGGTGAGATCGTTGATGTCACCCATGATGCGCTGACCATCGAGGCCACCGGAACCACGGCGGACCTTGAAAACCTCGAGGAGCTCCTGAAAACCAACGGGCTCGTCGAGATGGTCCGGACGGGCGTCGTGGCATTGGGCCGCGGCGCGCACACCACCTGA
- the gatB gene encoding Asp-tRNA(Asn)/Glu-tRNA(Gln) amidotransferase subunit GatB, with protein MTAVEAVIGVEIHVQLSTRTKMFCGCELSFGDPPNTHTCPVCLAHPGVLPVVNAEAVRRALIIGLALGCEIAPHSIFHRKNYFYPDLPKAYQISQFDIPICGRGEFTAIREDGSELVVGITRAHLEEDAAKLTHAGGRRAGAAGSVVDFNRGGTPLVEIVTEPDLRSAADTAVFLRQIRQTLLFLGVSDCSMEEGSMRVDANVSLRPVGSHEFGTKTELKNMNSFRFLERGVAAELARQTEIIGAGGRIRQETVHYEPETGAITPLRSKEESHDYRYFPEPDLVPLAPDPVFVDGLRMGLPELPVPLRCRLVREMGLSHEDAEVLTATPELAAYFLATASLVDPKASANWIRGELRAQLRETGQEPWESQVTPGHIAALIALLDDGTVSVPAAKEVLAEVIATGAQPAAVVAAKGLGRISDDGELAGIVTTIIDAHPDQAQQLREGKDKVLGFFVGQVMAMTGGRADPQSVQRLVRAAIQGE; from the coding sequence GTGACCGCCGTGGAGGCCGTCATCGGCGTCGAGATCCACGTGCAGTTGTCCACCCGTACCAAGATGTTCTGCGGGTGCGAATTATCGTTCGGTGACCCTCCCAACACGCACACGTGTCCGGTGTGCCTCGCGCATCCTGGGGTCCTCCCCGTGGTCAACGCCGAGGCCGTGCGTCGGGCCCTCATCATCGGTCTGGCCCTCGGGTGTGAGATCGCCCCCCACAGCATCTTCCACCGCAAGAACTACTTCTACCCGGACCTTCCCAAGGCCTACCAAATCTCTCAGTTCGACATTCCCATCTGCGGACGCGGCGAGTTCACCGCCATCCGCGAGGACGGGAGCGAACTGGTGGTCGGTATCACCCGCGCGCACCTTGAGGAGGATGCGGCCAAGTTGACGCACGCCGGAGGACGCCGCGCCGGGGCGGCGGGCTCGGTGGTCGATTTCAACCGTGGGGGTACCCCCCTCGTGGAGATTGTCACCGAACCCGACCTGCGCTCGGCGGCGGACACCGCGGTGTTCCTGCGGCAGATCCGCCAGACCCTGCTCTTCCTCGGTGTGAGCGATTGCTCCATGGAGGAGGGATCGATGCGCGTGGATGCCAACGTGTCGCTTCGCCCGGTGGGGTCGCACGAGTTCGGGACCAAGACCGAGCTCAAGAACATGAACTCGTTTCGCTTCCTCGAGCGTGGCGTCGCCGCCGAATTGGCGCGGCAGACCGAGATCATCGGCGCGGGAGGTCGTATCCGCCAAGAGACCGTGCACTACGAGCCGGAAACGGGAGCCATCACCCCGCTGCGCTCCAAGGAGGAGTCCCACGACTACCGGTACTTTCCGGAGCCGGACCTCGTTCCGCTGGCGCCGGACCCGGTGTTCGTGGACGGGTTGCGCATGGGCCTTCCCGAACTCCCCGTCCCGCTTCGGTGCAGGCTCGTCCGGGAGATGGGCCTGTCCCATGAGGACGCCGAGGTCCTCACCGCGACGCCTGAGTTGGCGGCGTACTTCCTCGCAACCGCGTCGCTGGTCGACCCCAAGGCCTCGGCTAACTGGATCCGCGGTGAACTGCGCGCGCAGTTGCGCGAGACAGGCCAGGAACCATGGGAGTCGCAGGTGACCCCGGGTCACATCGCCGCGCTGATCGCCCTGCTCGATGACGGCACCGTCTCGGTGCCCGCGGCCAAGGAGGTCCTCGCCGAGGTCATCGCCACCGGTGCCCAACCGGCCGCGGTGGTGGCGGCCAAGGGGCTCGGGCGGATCAGCGACGATGGCGAACTCGCGGGAATCGTCACCACGATCATCGATGCTCACCCCGATCAGGCCCAGCAACTACGGGAGGGCAAGGACAAGGTTCTCGGATTCTTCGTCGGCCAAGTGATGGCGATGACCGGTGGCCGGGCCGACCCGCAGTCCGTGCAGCGTCTTGTGCGCGCGGCGATTCAGGGGGAATGA
- the gatA gene encoding Asp-tRNA(Asn)/Glu-tRNA(Gln) amidotransferase subunit GatA has protein sequence MGLRDLTATQAIAELRAGTVSSLDLVDAHLAAIATDDVDAFLATDAEGARARAREIDAMPERPPLAGVPLGVKDALSVRDVVTTAGSKMLEGFRPLYTATCVARLEDAGAIIMGKTNMDEFAMGSSTENSAFKNTLNPWDHARVPGGSSGGSAAAVSERQVPWSLGSDTGGSIRQPAALCGIVGMKPTYGAISRYGLIAFASSLDQVGPFARTVADAALLLRHMVGHDPMDSTSLPWPESIATPTATDLSGLRIGVVEELMGEGIEPGVLVAVEASLARVEELGGTVVPVSLPSSLNGLATYYVLAPAECSANLARFDGVRYGPSAGADTILDQYEVTRSDLFGPEVKRRIMLGTFALASGYYDEYYGRAQRVRTLIVREFARAFETVDLLASPTSPTIAFPFGERTGDPYAMYLADVCTIPVSLAGIPAISIPCGLSQGMPVGLQLASPAFSENRLLNAAHALEQAIGFDTRPPGLVT, from the coding sequence ATGGGTCTCCGCGATCTCACCGCCACGCAGGCCATCGCCGAGCTCCGGGCGGGCACCGTGTCATCACTCGACCTCGTGGACGCCCACCTCGCGGCCATCGCGACGGATGACGTGGACGCGTTCTTGGCGACCGATGCCGAGGGTGCCCGCGCGCGCGCACGCGAGATCGACGCGATGCCGGAGCGTCCGCCGCTCGCGGGAGTTCCACTCGGGGTCAAGGACGCCCTGTCCGTGCGCGATGTGGTCACCACCGCGGGGTCGAAAATGTTGGAGGGTTTCCGTCCGCTCTACACGGCCACCTGCGTCGCGCGGCTCGAAGACGCCGGTGCCATCATCATGGGCAAGACCAACATGGACGAGTTCGCCATGGGATCGAGCACCGAGAACTCCGCCTTCAAGAACACGCTCAACCCCTGGGACCACGCGCGGGTCCCGGGGGGCTCATCCGGTGGTTCGGCGGCGGCGGTGTCGGAGCGACAGGTGCCGTGGTCGCTCGGATCGGACACCGGCGGTTCCATCCGTCAGCCCGCCGCCCTGTGCGGAATCGTGGGGATGAAGCCCACCTACGGGGCGATCTCCCGCTACGGACTCATCGCGTTCGCGTCGTCGCTCGATCAGGTGGGCCCCTTCGCCCGCACGGTTGCCGATGCGGCCCTCCTGCTGCGTCACATGGTGGGACACGATCCCATGGACTCCACCTCGCTCCCGTGGCCCGAGTCCATCGCGACCCCGACGGCCACCGACCTGTCGGGGCTGCGCATCGGCGTGGTGGAAGAATTGATGGGGGAGGGTATCGAGCCGGGCGTGCTGGTCGCCGTCGAGGCATCCCTTGCGCGAGTGGAGGAACTCGGCGGCACGGTCGTTCCCGTCAGCCTTCCCAGTTCCCTCAACGGCCTCGCCACCTACTACGTGCTGGCTCCCGCCGAGTGCTCGGCCAATCTTGCACGCTTCGACGGCGTGCGGTACGGACCCTCAGCAGGCGCCGACACCATTCTCGACCAGTATGAGGTGACCCGGAGCGACCTGTTCGGCCCCGAGGTCAAGCGCCGCATCATGCTCGGCACGTTCGCGCTCGCGTCCGGCTACTACGACGAGTACTACGGCCGTGCCCAGCGGGTGCGCACGCTTATCGTCCGCGAATTCGCCCGTGCCTTCGAGACGGTCGACCTGCTGGCGTCGCCTACGTCGCCGACGATCGCGTTCCCCTTCGGCGAACGCACAGGCGATCCCTACGCGATGTACCTCGCCGATGTCTGCACCATCCCGGTGAGCCTGGCCGGGATTCCGGCCATCTCCATCCCGTGCGGGCTCTCCCAAGGCATGCCGGTGGGCCTCCAGTTGGCGAGTCCCGCTTTCAGCGAGAACCGCCTGCTGAACGCGGCACATGCGCTCGAGCAGGCCATCGGGTTCGACACGCGTCCTCCGGGGCTGGTGACGTGA